The segment AGGTCTGCAAGGTCTGGTAGCACGTTTCAATGTATAATTAGGCAAGCCCCCAACCTGAACGAAGGGAGGGGGCATGATCTTGCTTATCTGTTACTTGTTCATATATTGCCGGTACAGCTCTTCAAAAGTATCGTACTTCCGGGGCTGCCGGCCGGCCCGCTGATATTCCTCCAGATAGTCATCCATTGCCAGGAGGAACCGGTCCTTGAACATATCCAGATTAGCGGCATCAAAATATTGCATGAGTCCGAACTTCCGCGTTCCCCGCGATTCGGTCATTTCATCCAGCAGACCCTGCGCTCCCATGGCGGCGTAAAAGGCGTAAGAAGCATCCTTACTTTCAGCGCTGGCGATGATCTTGTTGCGGTAGTTACACCATAATTCCTCATAGGTGCCCGCCAGATTATCATAGGTAGGAACAGGCTGTTCTACATATTTCTGATACAGGATGCTGTACAGATCAAGGATACTTTTGAGCAAAATGCCGGAGGTACTACGGATCTCGTCTGTCGTCTTCGCACAGATCACATTCATATAGATCGTTTCATAGTTTTCGGGGAGGTAGCGGTAGGCTGCGGTGTCCTCCAGGTATCTTTTCAGCCCTCTTTTCAAATAAGTATTATTCATATGCGTCAAAGCGTTCACCAGATTGTAGACCAACTCCGCTGAAGCCAGCCTTACGGCTCCCTTATCCTCTGTAAGACAAATATTCGCATATTCCTGCTTGGCCAGATCGATCCACTTCTTCGCCCGTTCCATACAATCGCGTCCCAGGGGCTTCGCCAGAGCATCCAGCGCCCGTTGCTGATAGACCTTAAGCTTCTCCAGATCCTCGGGCTTGGCATAGTAGAGCACCTGCAAATCTATTAGAGAGGAGATCATCGGACTTTCAAGCGCGGCCTGTTCTTCGATCCGGGTCTCCCAAGGAGTGCAGTAGATATCATAACCGACATCCCCCAGAATGAAGCAGGACGAGATGCCCCAGCCTTGGTTGTTATTATTGATGATGATCAGATCCAGGTCGCTTTTCTCATGATAATCCCCGGTATTGCAAGAGCCCGCAAGCCCGATTACTGCAATCTCCTCCGGAAAATCCCGTTTGGCCCGCTCGATCACCATGTTGATCAGTTTTTCGTTTTTGGATAATAGCTCCTGCCTGATACTTTCATTCATAGCTGATTCCTCCTGCGCTGTGGCTTGTTGTTGTATTCATTGTAAAAGCATCTGCCGTCCGCGGGTATGCCGACTTCGGTTAGGTTCATTCTCTCCCTGAGCGCTCCGTATGTACGCACATACTTTTCATAGAATACGCCATCGACCTGAGCCAGGCTCTATCTTATATTATTACCATAATTTGTTTTATGAAAGCGCATACTCGAAGGTGGCACCATAATTTATGGGAGGTGGTTGTCAAATGATCAGCAGAACCAGGTCTTCGGTAGCAAGGACGTTCCTGATGTACGGTCTGATGCTTGTGTTATGTGTGGGACAGCTCGCGTTATTTCCGGCAGTGGGGGCGGCGGCAGGCAATCTGGCTCAGGGCAAGACGATCAGCGCAAGCTCAGTCGGTGATGTGTATGTAGCAGCGAATGCTAATGACGGTAACCAGGGTACGTACTGGGAGAGTGCCAACAATGCTTTTCCGCAATGGATCAAGGTGGATCTGGGTGCCAGCAGCAGTGTGAATCAGGTTGTACTGAAGCTGCCTGCGGGCTGGGAAGCCAGAACACAGACGCTGTCTGTGCAAGGCAGTACGGATGATACGTCTTACAGCAATCTGGCGGCGTCTGCGGGGTATGCCTTCAATCCGGGCAGTGCGAACTCCGTCACCATCAGCTTCACTGCAGCAACCGCCCGGTATATCAAAATCAACTTCACGGCCAACACCGGCTGGCCTGCAGCACAGCTATCTGAGCTTGAGGTGCACGGCACCACGGCCTCTCCACCCGGAACCTATGAAGCGGAGGCCGCCGCCTTATCCGGCGGAGCCAAGACAAATACCGATCACAGCGGCTATACCGGTGCTGCCTTCGTAGATGGCTACCTGGCTCAGGGGGCAGCCACAACCTTCTCGGTAACGGCTCCGGCGGCAGGGAATTACAGCGCAGCCCTGCGGTATGCCAATGCGTCCGGCAGTACCAAGACCCTCAGTATCTATGTGAACGGGACGAAGGTCA is part of the Paenibacillus sp. FSL M7-0420 genome and harbors:
- a CDS encoding nucleotidyltransferase domain-containing protein; translation: MNESIRQELLSKNEKLINMVIERAKRDFPEEIAVIGLAGSCNTGDYHEKSDLDLIIINNNNQGWGISSCFILGDVGYDIYCTPWETRIEEQAALESPMISSLIDLQVLYYAKPEDLEKLKVYQQRALDALAKPLGRDCMERAKKWIDLAKQEYANICLTEDKGAVRLASAELVYNLVNALTHMNNTYLKRGLKRYLEDTAAYRYLPENYETIYMNVICAKTTDEIRSTSGILLKSILDLYSILYQKYVEQPVPTYDNLAGTYEELWCNYRNKIIASAESKDASYAFYAAMGAQGLLDEMTESRGTRKFGLMQYFDAANLDMFKDRFLLAMDDYLEEYQRAGRQPRKYDTFEELYRQYMNK